GCCGTCCTGCTCCATCGTTGCACGCACATGGACGGCTTCCGCTTCCGTCTTGCGCGACTTTGCAAAGGTCGACGGATTCACCACCTCGACGAATTTCACACCAGGCTGCACGGCTTGCATCAACCCATACGTGACGCGGCGCGGATCGATCAGTAGCGTGCTGCCCGGCTCAATCGCGGCCAGCGCCGCCGGCGCGTCCCGGTATGGGGCGACGCGCACACCGTCCTGCGCCAGCCGCTCACGCAACACCGCGTCGATCTTGCCGTCGGCCACGTACAGCGTCGCGTGCTGCGGCCCAATCAACGCGTGCGCAACAAATACCGGGTTGTAGCTCACGTCGGCACCGCGCAGGTTGAAAATCCATGCGATGTCATCCAGCGTGGAGACGAAATGCCAGTGCGCCCCCTTGTCGCGCATCGCGCTGCGCACCTGGTCGAGCTTTTGCGCGCGGGTCACGGGCGCGTAGGCGGGATCGTGCTCGTACACCGGCGTCCCAGGCAGCGTTGGCCGGCCGTCCCAGATCAACTCGAGCAGGTCCACGTCGGCGCGCAGTTGCACGCCAGCCGCCTGCAACGCGTCCTGCAACACCCGCGCAGCGGCCAAGCCAAGCGTACTGCCATCCACGCCGACCCGCGCACCGGGTTCCAGGTGTGCGGCGAGCCAGTCCACATGGGGCTGCGCCTGTCCAGCTTGAATCTTTATCAACTCGATGCCGCTGTCGGCCAGTTCCGTGGCAGCCTGCACCCAGTAGCGGCTGTCGGTCCACAGTCCCGCAAAGTCCGGGGTCACGACCAACAGGCCAGCCGAGCCGGTGAAGCCGGATAACCACGCACGGCCCTGCCAGCGTTGCGGCAGGTACTCGGACAAGTGCGGATCAGCAGACGGCACGATATACGCGGCCAGATCGGCTCGTTTCATCGCATCGCGCAGCCGCGCCAGCCGCTCGGCGAGGGAGACCGCCTGGTCGGCGGCGGGTTGTCGGACATTCATTGAGTTCATCGGCGAAAAGGATGTGAGCCAAGCGAGACGGTCACGGCCACGGCCGTCATCGCGCCAAGCACGCACAGCGACCATTCGAGCACTTCGCCATCCTCGAACAGCCCGCTCGCGTTGCCGGCCAGTTTAACCGCGCCGGCGGTCAACGCGCCAACGATAAGCGCAGGCAGTGCCGCCGTGCGGCGTGCTGGATGGCGCCACCAGCCAAAGCCGCCAATTGCGGCGCCCAACAGCAAGGTGCCAATCCAGCCCATCAGCGCATTGTGCCAAGTATCATGGAATTCGCCTGACGAACACCCACGGCCGGCATTGCGTTTCGGTCCTGAATCATGGGGTACGGCTTTAAACAGGCATCGAGATCAGAAACAGGTTTCCATATGGTAGCGCATAGCGACGGTGTTCCCCGCACATTCCGAAAGTGCTGCGCGGGCGATGCAGGATCAGGAACTTGCGCTGCAACGTGAAGCCTTGACGACGCAGCCTCGCATGAATCGACTGGCCGCTGTCCGACACCGTCACGCCATTAATCTCGTGTACGTGCGGCTCGTGCGCGTGGCAGTGCCACTGGCGATCGCCGCCAATCAGGATCCCGGCGGTTAGTCGAATCGGGAAGGTGAACGGCGCCGGGAAAAGTCGCCCAGCACAAGAATATTGGGTATCGTCATCGAACGCCAGCCGGCCGCGATGCGCCGCCCTTAGCACGCCAGCGTCCGGGGTTGCCAACAGCCAAAAAAGTTATAATGACCGCTACTTTTGACGGCAACCAATGCATCTGCTCACCATCGGAATCAACCACCACACCGCGCCGGTCGCATTGCGCGAGCGCGTGGCGTTTCCGCTCGAGCAGATCAAGCCAGCCTTGCACACGCTCAAGGACGCGTGGGCGCGACGCGATGAGGCGCGCATCGCGTCCACCAGCGCCGTCGCGCGTATTGCGCACGCACCGCAAGCACTGGCGGAGGCCGCGATACTGTCGACCTGCAACCGGACCGAAATCTACTGTGCGACTGACGACCGCGCCGCGCGTGAGCA
This region of Mycetohabitans endofungorum genomic DNA includes:
- a CDS encoding aminopeptidase P family protein; amino-acid sequence: MNVRQPAADQAVSLAERLARLRDAMKRADLAAYIVPSADPHLSEYLPQRWQGRAWLSGFTGSAGLLVVTPDFAGLWTDSRYWVQAATELADSGIELIKIQAGQAQPHVDWLAAHLEPGARVGVDGSTLGLAAARVLQDALQAAGVQLRADVDLLELIWDGRPTLPGTPVYEHDPAYAPVTRAQKLDQVRSAMRDKGAHWHFVSTLDDIAWIFNLRGADVSYNPVFVAHALIGPQHATLYVADGKIDAVLRERLAQDGVRVAPYRDAPAALAAIEPGSTLLIDPRRVTYGLMQAVQPGVKFVEVVNPSTFAKSRKTEAEAVHVRATMEQDGAALAECFAWFEQALGRERITELTIDEKLTAARARRPGFVSLSFPTIAAFNANGAMPHYRATPQSHALIEGDGLLLIDSGGQYLGGTTDITRVVPVGRTSAEQRRDFTLVLKGMIALSRTTFPRGVRSPMLDAIARAPIWDACMDFGHGTGHGVGYFLNVHEGPQVISHYAPAESYTAMEKGMITSNEPGIYRPGQWGIRIENLLLSQPARTTEFGEFLCFETLTLCPIDTRCIERSLLREDEVAWLNAYHAQVRERVGKHLSGDAKAWLEARTAPI